The segment CAGCCAGGATCAGATCCCGAAGGCTTAAGACGCCAAGCAACCGATCCAACTCATCGGTCACGTAGATGTAGTAAATGGTTTCCGCTTCCTCCCCTGCCGCAGAACGGAGGCGCCCGATGGCGTCGACCATGGTAAGATCAGGCGGTAGCGTAAACACCCCGGTGGTCATCAGCCCGCCTGCCGTATCTTCCTCGTGCGTGAGCAGTTCCACCACCTCCTGCGCCTCCTCCTCCTCCATCGTCTCCAGGAGCTCCTGGGCCTTCTCCTCCGGCAGGTCGCTCAGGATATCCGCCGCCTCATCCGGTTCCATCCGCTCCAGGATGTCGGCCGCCTGCTCACTCTCCATCATCTGGACCATCGAGCTCTGGACCTCCGGCTCGGTCTCGGTCAGCGTCTCGGCGGCGGTTTCTTCATCCAGGGCCGCCAACACGATCGCCCGCTCGCTGGGGTTCAACTCCTCGATGATATCGGCAATGTCGGCCGGATGGAGCTTGGCCAGTTTGGCATAGGCCGCACGGTGCTTGGCCTTCGTCAACTCCGTCTCGACCGGCTCGACCACCTCCCACGGAGTCGTCTCTCGTTCCAACCGCGTATTGAAGAGACGCTCGATCCGTTCAACCGACGCATCGGAGATCAAATGTCGCAGCAGACCCCGAAGTCCCCCCTCCACGGCCACCAGTTGCAGTCGACCTTGGACCTCTCGGAACTCCAGGTCATTGACGCGGATCACCTTGTGATGTTTGGTGTCCACGACCTTTCGATCTACAAGCGTCTTACCCAATCCCATCTCTTCCGCCCGCGGCTCCACCGACTGAAGGGTCTCACGTACGGCAGACAGGTGGATCGACGGCGGCTCCTGGTCCAGGCGCGCCACGACCTCCCACGGCAAAATCAGCTCCTCCTTCTCGGGTGTCAGAACGACGAGCTTCGTCACCAGGGGTAGCACCCCCAACGGCAACAGCACGAGGTCCTTGAGCTGGCCTACGAGCTGACCCTCAGCATCGAGGACCGGACAACGTCGCAACGTCGAGAAGAGGAGAGGCATGGTATTCATACGGTCTCCTGCCCGTCCTTGTAGTATGAATAGGACCCATTGTCAACCGTATTCCACCTGTATTTTCGGTTGGTTGATGGATCCTCTTTCAGGGTAGGTGTAGCTTCAGGTGCAGAACTGCGATGGATGGTTAGTTACCCCTCGATCACGACGATGTTGCTTTTTGCGCTCTGACGCCGCAACGCTCTGGCCTCCCGATACTCGGGGGATTCCAGCCACTGCTCAGCGTGATCGATATCCGGAAACTCCAGGATGACCAGCCGGTTGGGTGCCCACTCGCCTTCCAGCGTCTCGGTCCGGCCCCCACGCGCCAGATATTTGCCGCCGTACACCGCCAGGGCGGGTGGCGCGAGTTGCCGGTACCGTTCAAATACGACCGGATCGGTGATCTCAATATCCAGAATCATGTAGGCGGGCATGATCGTCTCTGGCTCCTCTTCAATATTGGTCAACAGATCCCATCACCCGACCGATGGCTCACCTGGACTCTCCGAACCCGAGAGCCACGTGACAGCCGACAACCCATCGATACTCGTCGAATTCCTCGTAGTCTGATACTGCCTCAGGCCGTCGGCGCCCTTCCGATCCGACCAGTCGATCAACTCAGCGCGCTCCCGCTCAAACCGATAGACCGGAACACCGAAGCCGCACGACACCGAGAGGCGACCGACCGAAATGCGGATGATCGCGCGGTCGGCCGGGTGGACCGGAAAGAGCGAACGCAATCGCTGGTATTCGGGACCTCCTGGCTCTAATACCTGGCCGTAACCATGCAGGCGCACAACCTTCGGCCGTCCGTCCAACGCACACAACATGACAACGATCCGACCGTTTTCCTTCAGATGTCCGATCGTTTCCGCACCGCTGCCAACGTAATCCAGGTACGCGACCTCACGCGGACCGAGAACCCGCAGCGTATCCAGTCCCTTGGGCGACAGATTAATATGGTGGGCGGCATCGAGTGGTGCCGTCGCCACAAAGAACATCCGCTGCTCCTCGATGAATGCTCGAAGCTCGTCATCTATTTCGTCATACAGTTTCCCCATTACCGACCCCACCCTCCAAATCACAAGTCTGGTTAGCTGCGCCCGCCGATGTCACGCCGGTGTCCAGCCTTGGCAACGATCACCACGGGTAGTTATTAATCAGAGCATACAATAGCTTGCCTCCTTTTCAAAGGGGGAGGTGACCTGAGATGAGGTGCAAGGGCGCAATCTATTAACTGCTCCCCTTAATAACGGCATACACTATTTGAACGCACCGACCTGGCGAGCGCCTGCACTCTCTTCGGGAGGCTTGAGAGACCGGAACTTGTGATACAAGATTACGTCGTAGATAATTTTTAAACCACCGGCGACCACGAACGGTGCGCCGATGAGCACAGGATTCGCAAGCAAAAGACCGCTGAGTGCCGGCGATAGCGATGAACCTACCGAACGGGCTATCGTGGTGACCCCGGATGCGGCGGAGCGTTCGTCGGGAGACACGACCGCCATGGTGTACGACTGACGGGTCGGCACATCCATCTGTGAAATACTGAAACGTAGAAGAAGCACACCGATCGCGAGGGGCAGATTGGGCATGAGCGGCACAAGGCAGAGCAACACATTCGAGGGAATGTGTGTGAACACCATGGTCCGAATCAGGCCGATCCGTGCTGCGATGCGGGCAGCCAATAGCGCCGAGATGCCGGCCAGGATATTTGCGCCAAAAAAGATGCTGCCGAGTAGCCCGACGTCAATTCCAAATTTGATGTGAAACCAGTACGCGATAAGGCTTTGAATCACAAACCCACCTGCGAACGCATCCAACGCAAACAGGGCGCTCAGTTGCATCACTACCCCTCTGGAACGATGCAGCCCCAACATGCGATGGGCAGGCATACGGCTTGCTGTCGTTTCAACCGATGAGGACAGACACAGAAACGTTGAGGCAAGCAATACCCCGCTTATGGCATAGCCGATCAATACGACACGGTACGACTCCAGCGGTGAAAAACCAGATCCCTGCAGGGTGTGAGCCAGCCACCCACCGCCCAACGCGCCCGACGCAGTCGCAAACGAGCCGACAAGGTTATACCACGCAAACACATGCGTACGTCGTTCGTTCGGCAGGAGTTGGGACAGGGCAGCCTGTTCAATGGAC is part of the Candidatus Methylomirabilota bacterium genome and harbors:
- a CDS encoding magnesium transporter MgtE codes for the protein MNTMPLLFSTLRRCPVLDAEGQLVGQLKDLVLLPLGVLPLVTKLVVLTPEKEELILPWEVVARLDQEPPSIHLSAVRETLQSVEPRAEEMGLGKTLVDRKVVDTKHHKVIRVNDLEFREVQGRLQLVAVEGGLRGLLRHLISDASVERIERLFNTRLERETTPWEVVEPVETELTKAKHRAAYAKLAKLHPADIADIIEELNPSERAIVLAALDEETAAETLTETEPEVQSSMVQMMESEQAADILERMEPDEAADILSDLPEEKAQELLETMEEEEAQEVVELLTHEEDTAGGLMTTGVFTLPPDLTMVDAIGRLRSAAGEEAETIYYIYVTDELDRLLGVLSLRDLILAEPGQRLEDIMVRQVISVRPESELREVAETFTKYNLLAVPVVDEGGELRGIITVDDVLNLILPMIWKQRVAKKYI
- a CDS encoding DUF1330 domain-containing protein; its protein translation is MPAYMILDIEITDPVVFERYRQLAPPALAVYGGKYLARGGRTETLEGEWAPNRLVILEFPDIDHAEQWLESPEYREARALRRQSAKSNIVVIEG
- a CDS encoding pyridoxamine 5'-phosphate oxidase, whose product is MGKLYDEIDDELRAFIEEQRMFFVATAPLDAAHHINLSPKGLDTLRVLGPREVAYLDYVGSGAETIGHLKENGRIVVMLCALDGRPKVVRLHGYGQVLEPGGPEYQRLRSLFPVHPADRAIIRISVGRLSVSCGFGVPVYRFERERAELIDWSDRKGADGLRQYQTTRNSTSIDGLSAVTWLSGSESPGEPSVG
- a CDS encoding MFS transporter encodes the protein MARSKIDIALLFGTRTMRLFAYGFLSVVLTLYLAQLGLSEQAMGLLLTLTLVGDAGISLWITMSADRFGRRRMLVLGAVLMIVAGAAFVLTHNLTLLIVAAIIGVISPSGNEIGPFLSIEQAALSQLLPNERRTHVFAWYNLVGSFATASGALGGGWLAHTLQGSGFSPLESYRVVLIGYAISGVLLASTFLCLSSSVETTASRMPAHRMLGLHRSRGVVMQLSALFALDAFAGGFVIQSLIAYWFHIKFGIDVGLLGSIFFGANILAGISALLAARIAARIGLIRTMVFTHIPSNVLLCLVPLMPNLPLAIGVLLLRFSISQMDVPTRQSYTMAVVSPDERSAASGVTTIARSVGSSLSPALSGLLLANPVLIGAPFVVAGGLKIIYDVILYHKFRSLKPPEESAGARQVGAFK